One window of Artemia franciscana chromosome 16, ASM3288406v1, whole genome shotgun sequence genomic DNA carries:
- the LOC136037406 gene encoding alpha-(1,3)-fucosyltransferase C-like, producing the protein MRLYKVKRIFASFIIITILLTIQVLHKNTTNESSAYVDSLQKSVKFSESENVIDPEELLLSTEESFFPVTEELKAVSSGKREIYWPASLYLTILAYDPPPYLIWREGNKPFREARCQEYRCFFTTRHSLVKDMRFDSILFSPDKNLKYLPIFENRRRNQTFVYFNLIPPTFHSSFKNGKDFFNISMTYRSDSDIYLPLGKVVPKPSAPKSESFRERLIQSAGNSSTKYNKSKLIATASVCKNPYLIELQKIIEVDNFGDCGSKSFKLLYNADYSEFFNNMSNTYKFFLIPEIFACTHYVHMLVFEVLKYDLVPVIYASDVRKILPVHSYIDATNLSPQVLANKLKDIDKNDVAYRQYFWWKNHFNVKSFTESTRDAFCELCELLHRKRSSQIRDINQWQLGNEKCRKI; encoded by the coding sequence agACTCTACAAAGTCAAAAGAATATTTGCGAGTTTTATCATCATCACTATTTTACTAACAATACAAGTATTGCATAAAAATACAACCAACGAATCATCTGCGTATGTGGACTCGCTCCAGAAATCcgtaaaattttcagaaagtgAAAATGTCATTGATCCTGAAGAATTGCTACTCAGCACTGAAGAATCATTCTTTCCGGTAACAGAGGAGTTGAAAGCAGTGAGTAGTGGAAAGAGGGAAATATACTGGCCAGCCTCACTTTATCTTACTATTTTAGCATATGACCCACCCCCTTATCTAATTTGGAGGGAGGGCAATAAGCCCTTTCGGGAAGCAAGATGTCAAGAATATCGATGCTTTTTCACAACTCGACATAGTTTAGTGAAAGATATGCGTTTTGACTCTATTTTGTTCTCAccagataaaaatttgaaatatttgccAATTTTTGAGAATAGAAGAAGGAATCAAACTTTTgtatatttcaatttaataccacCGACGTTTCATTCGTCATTCAAAAATGGTAAGGACTTCTTCAATATTTCAATGACGTATAGGAGTGACTCTGATATATACTTACCATTGGGGAAAGTTGTCCCAAAACCATCTGCTCCAAAAAGTGAATCTTTCAGAGAAAGATTAATTCAATCTGCAGGGAATTCATCGACCAAATATAACAAAAGTAAGTTAATAGCAACTGCCTCAGTGTGCAAAAACCCGTATCTGATTGAGCTTCAAAAGATTATAGAAGTTGATAACTTTGGAGATTGTGGCTCTAAAAGCTTCAAGTTATTATATAACGCAGattattcagaattttttaataACATGTCAAACacctacaaattttttttaattccagaaATTTTTGCGTGCACTCATTATGTTCACATGTTGGTTTTTGAAGTGCTGAAATATGACCTAGTTCCAGTTATATATGCCAGTGATGTAAGGAAAATTCTACCTGTGCATAGCTATATTGATGCTACAAATCTTAGTCCGCAAGTCTtggcaaataaattaaaagatattgACAAAAATGACGTAGCATATCGCCAGTATTTTTGGTGGAAGAATCATTTCaatgtaaaaagttttacaGAAAGCACGAGGGATGCATTTTGTGAATTATGTGAGCTCTTACATAGAAAAAGGAGTAGTCAAATTAGGGACATAAACCAATGGCAACTTGGAAATGAAAAGTGTCGGAAAATTTGA